Genomic segment of Saprospira sp. CCB-QB6:
TCAACATCAGCAGGAAGTACGGTAGCCAAGCCTGTAGCATCTAGATAAGCATCTATATTCAAACATTGCGCAACAGGAGAAGTCGTATCCTGTACATTCACAATGCTAAAACAAGAATCCATATTCCCAGAACCATCTGTGCCAATCAACCAAACCGTATTGTTGTTCAATTGCGAACAATTAAAGCTAACAGAAGACTGACCATTTACCGTAAGCCCTAAAGTCGTACAGTTATCTGTACTACCATTGTCTAGGTCAGCAGGACTAACACTAGCGTTTCCAGTTGCATCTAATGGCAAACTAATACTCGCCTGACATTGCATATTGGGAGCCATCTGATCCAACACCTCAATGACCGCCTGACAAGAATCTCGGCGACCAGAAGCATCCTCAATAACTAAAGTAGCCGTATTGTTCCCCAAATTTGTACAATCATAAGTTACTGCAGTCTGCCCATTAATGCTCAATACAAAAGCAGGACAGTTATCACTACTTCCATTATCAATAGCCGCTGCACTTACTACTGCCTGTCCCGTAGCATCCAAGGCTACCGTAATGTTCTGACAAAGCGCTACCGGGTTAATCGTGTCTAGCACCGTAATATTCGCAGTACAAGAATCTCTATTACTAGAGGCATCCTCTACCAAATAAGATACAGTTTGTACCGCCCCCACTGCAGAACAATCAAAGCTAATACTCGCTTGGTTGTTAATGTATTCATTGACAATACCACAGTTATCCGATGAAGGCGTTCCCGTATTGTTTACATCAGCAGCATTCACCACAACCTGACCAGCCGCATCTAAATATACCGTGATGTTCTGACAATTAGCCACAGGCGCTACCGTATCCAAAACCGTAACCGCTGCCTGACAAGAATCAATATTACCAGAAGCATCTTCTACTGTTAAGGTTACTGTATTTCCCGTACCCAATTGCCCACAACCATAATTTAAAGTCGCTTGCCCATCAATCAAAAAGGTCGGCGCAGGATCACAAACATCCGAGCTACCATTATCTACATCTGTTGTACTCAAACTAGCCTGACCATTATTATCCAAATAAATAGTCGCTGGCTGACAAATGACCGTAGGTGGCGTTACATCACGCACCGTAATCGTTGCCGTACAAGAATCTCTGTTGCCAGAAGGATCTATCACAATAATAGTGACCGTATTGGTCCCCAAATTACTACAATCATAACTTACCGTAGTCGCTCCACCCGAATAAGTAAAGCTCAAGGGAGAACCACTATTATCTGTACTCAAAATACCTACACTATCCGCTAGCAATGTTGCATTACCCGCAGCATCCAAATCTACCGTAAGGTTTCTACAAATAGCCGTAGGCGCAGTAGTATCCAAAACTGTAACCAAAGCAGAACAACTAGCCGTATTGGTCCCCCCCTGTGCAGCAGACTGCGTTTCTACTACCGTCAAAGTGACGTTATTAGGTACCCCCAAGTTGCTTGCATTATAAGTTACGGTTGCTGCCCCGTTCAACTGATACTGCAATACATTAGCAGGCGTACAAACATCATTACTTCCATTATCCACAAAGCTACCATTGATGGTCGCATTTCCAGTATTGTCTAAATATACTGTCGTATCCTGACAAAGCGCTATAGGCGCAATCGTATCAAATACCACAACTCTGGCCCGGCAACCATTGATCGGCCCAAAAGTTTGCACATTCCCAGAAGCATCAGGCGCCTGGAAAAAGATATTATTCGTTCCCTTATTCGAACAGTCAAAGTTACGTACCGCCCCAAAAGTAAATGGCTGATTCACCTGCTCCGATACCAACTCATTGATTACCCCACAAGCATCCGTAGCCACAATAGCCGAAGCCGCAGCATAAGCACCAACTCCCGTATTATCCAAGTAAATAGTATCCCAAACCGCTGGATAAGCCGCACAAGCATCAATCTCTGGAGCCGTTACATCCTCAACAGTCACATCCGTGAAACAAAAGTCCGTATTTCCCAAACGATCCCGCAAAGTCATCTGAACCGTTACTGGCCCCCCTGCTCCAATATCCGCACAACTAGCCGTAGCAGGAGAAAACACCACCGACTGCAAATAACAAGTCGTATCCGACCCATTATCCAAATCCACAAACTCATAACTGTAGTTTCCAGAAGCATCCAAAGCAACCGTAGCCGTAGCCTGACAAAGCGCCGCTAAACTACCCGGCGTACAAGCTGTAACCTGAACACAGAAGTTCTCTACACAAACCGGAGAACTCCCCCCCCCATCATGAATGACATCAAGCGTCCAACTCCCCGCAGGATTCTCCCCCCAATAGGCAGATAAAGGCTGCGCAGCAGCATAAGTACCCGCAGCAGGCGTCGAGCCCTGAATAGCACCACCAAAAGCAAAACTAGTGACCAAACTGTTTACCGCAGTCGTTCCACTATAAGTAGCACCACCCTGAGCGGCCGTCTGTACCAAACGAACACGCGTCCCCGTCGGAGATACTAACTCAAATCCAATATCCGAAAGGTCAACACTACCCCCTACCCCACTTCCGCAGGCATTAGGCGCTACCGACCATGTCAACTCCACTTCCACATCAGCCACTTGCTGACCCGGCGCAAAGTCTCCCGGAGAACTAAAAATAACCGCCCCAGAACTAGCCGTCCCAGATGCCGTTACCGTATTTCCTGTTACACATCGCTGCACCGTCTGCCCCCAAACTGTAAGCGGAATGCTTACAGCCGAAAGACATAATGCCGCAATAATCATTAACTGTTGTAAAGGTCTGTTAATCATATATTACTTAGGTTGCTTTTTATTAGACAGTACTTTTTAGTACTACTTTGCCGACAAATTTACAATAAATTTGTAGAATCCGCCCAATCTCTATCGCTTGTTTAATTTATACTTATTTAACGTATCTTCTTATGAGTTTGCCGCCTGCCCAACTTTTTTTCTTATTCTTTTTCTATTTCTTGACTGCCTGCCAACCCACCCCAAATAGGGATACGAATAAAGCCCTCGAACAGCTTTTTGAAGCCGAAAAAAATGGCCCAAAACACCAAACTGACCGCCGTCTCCATCAATTTAAACATCTTTGGCAAAAAAGCGAATTAAATGATTCCCTCTGGCCCCATACCCTCGCTTTTATGGTCTCCCAATATGGCCCCAAACAACTCTACAAATGGCGCCAACAAGATCCCCTCATCCTCGCCCTCAAAGATAGCTTCGCCCATCACCAACTCCTCCCCTACCAAGCTATTCAACTAGCCCAAAAAGATTGGCCCTGCCTCCAAAATCTCTCCCCCAAACAACAAAATTATATCCACCAAGCCCTCTTTTCTCCCAATTAAACAACTATCCATTCTGCTGCTGTTTTGGGGCCTCCGCTGCGGCTTCGCCTTGCGGCGCTACGCTGCGGGGCTCGCTATTCGCTCGGCCCTTCGCGGGCTTTGCCCGCTCGGTCTGGCCTACGGCCACCCCTCCGCATCGCTAGGCCTTTTGGCCTTCGGCCATGACGGCTTCGCCGCTATCTGCAGCCTGAAGGCCGCAACCAATTCAGTTGGGTATTTACCTTCCTCCCCGCAGGAGCTTAAAAGCCCCTACTTCCATATAATAGAAAGTAGAGGCTTATGTTTTTAGCTCCCGCCGCTTTTAAGCCCAGATTGATAGACCAAGGGCTAATAATAAAAAGGGACTAATCTTCTTCCTGACCAACAGCAGAAATAGACCGAAAATACTTGAGCTCATAAAAGTCGACTACCCGATCAATGTCTCGATAGTAATGAAACTTTAAACGAGCAAAGGCCGCAAAAAGTCCTAAAGATAATTCCTCTCGCTGCTGCTCAAGTAATGCAGCGTTATTATTGTAGCAGTATTCTAAGCCCTGCTGCTCATTGCGGAGCCCCTCTAACTGCAGACCATAAGCAGCTACGGTAGTCCCAAGATTAAGCAGTTGAGGGTCAGCAAGTAGGCTGCGCCCCAAAGTTTTAACCAACTGAATCCGATCGTCAAGCTTAGCTCTGCTAAAAATAGTGCGCCCTTGCGGAAAAAAACTTTTGTATTGACGACTCTTGCGATCATAACTCATCTGAATCTCCGCAGCCCAACGACGAAGCAAAGGACCCGTAACTTCTCTAAGTAGCTCCTTAAACTCTGCTGTCTTGGCCCGATAAGCTCTGCGATCATCAATAGAACGCTCATACTGCTCCAAAAAAGTAAGATAGAAGGGCTCAAAGAAGATCAAGATATCCTGAATAGCAGGATCTGTAGCCGATTTGAGACGAAGCTTGCTTAGATGATCTGTAGACAACTGATACATTTTTTTGACAGACCCTCTTGTATCAGTATAAAAGAAATTTCTAAGGGCTATCCATTTTGGGGTTCTATACATAGGAGTATAATTATGGGGTATGATAATATTACCTCCTAAATATATCTAAATAATACTCCAATAGCAACTATTCCCTCAGGAACATATAACTTTTTAATAGTTGCTATTTCAGGCTAGCGGCAGAATAGCTCTCCTGGCTTTACAAATGCCGTTACACAAATCCACAATAGCTTCCCCTTCTTTACAAATGCCATTACACAAATCCACAATAGCTTCCCCTTTTTTACAAATGCCGTTGCACAAATCCCTAATAGCTTCCTCTTCTTTACAAATGCTATTACACAAATCCACAATAGCTTCCCCTTCTTTACAAATGCCATTGCACAAATTCACAATAGCTTCCCCTTCTTTACAAATGCCATTGCACAAATTCACAATAGCTTCCCCTTCTTTACAAATGCCATTGCACAAATTCACAATAGCTTAGCCGACGAATTGCTTAGGGGTTTCTGCAGCCATGGCTGAAGGCCCTAGGCTAGAATTAAAACCCACAGCAAAAAGGGAGTCCATCTAAACCCTAATAAAATGGGCCGAAGGTTAAGACCTTCAGCCCATAACTAGAGGAGGATCAATTGACTAAGACGAAACAGATAAAAGGCCAAAAGATTTAAATCAATGAGGGTTTCAACCCTCATTCCATAAAAACATTGCGAAGCAATACCACATTTGCTGTGGGTTTCAACCCACAGTATCGGCCTAGCGATGTGCAGCAGTGGCCCGCAGGGCCAGACCGAGCCAGCAAAGCTGGCGAAGGGCCGAGCGAATAGCGAGCTGCGGAACGTAGCGCCTGCCGCAGGCAGGAGGCCCCAAAACATCTGCCTAAAGTTCTACCAAGAGATTGCAGCCTCTGAGGTCTGATTGATCGAGTCGGCCCAGGACCTCAAAGCTAGCATCGGCATACTTTCGGCCTAGATCATCGGTAGCGATGAAGGCGCAGCTATCCAGATTGGCTAGGTCCACAATATTGATGGCCCCATTGTGCTGGGGCTCCTTATATATATGTAGGGGGTCGCTATGCTCGCGGATATAAATGCCCATCTGAGTGGGTGGTTGAAAAATCCCTTGGCCCAAAGAATAGGCCTGCGATAAGAGTTCGGTCATGCCATATTCCGAGTGAATCTGCTCGATGCCAAAGGCCTGCCCCAAAATCCCGTGCAGCTCCTCCCGCAGCATCTCTTTGCGGCGGCCCTTCATGCCCCCCGTTTCTAGCACAATATCTTGAGGGCCCAAGGGGAATCCCCCGGCCTCGGCAAAATCGAGCAGGGCAAAGCTTACGCCCCAGAGCAGAACCTTTTCGCCGGCGGCCTTGGCCTGCTGCATCTGCTCCTTTAGAGTATCTATATTATAGAGATAAAAACCGCTGCCCGCCTTAGCCTGTTTGAGAAAATGCTCGATCATGTAGATCAGCGAAGAGCCCTCCCGCTCCAGATAAGAGGGCAAAAGGGCCAGGATGCGGTAATCGGAGAGGGGGCCATATTGGGCTTCAAAGCAGCGGACCGACTGCTCTTCATATAGGGCCAGCTGTCGAACAAAATGTTGGCTGCGCTGCTGTCCTGTGGTCCCACTGCTACTAAATATTTGTTGCTCGCGCCAATCCCCGCTGACAATCCGCTTCGTTTTAAACAAAGAGATGGGCAAAAAGGGAATATCTTCCAGTTGATTTACGTTTTGGGGCTTGCGGCCCAAAAGATCGACCCATTGCCGATAGATCAAATTATGTGTATATTGATAGCGAAAAACCTTTAGGGCCATTTGCGGCAAATCAGAGGCCTGCATCTGCCCAATTTCTTTCCATAACTCCTCACGCCAAGCATCGGCTGAACTCATAACTATTCCAATTTTTTATGAAAGGATTTCTATTGCTTATCGCCTTTCTGGCCCTTTTTAGTGCCTGCCAAAAGAACGACAATCTGCCTTCGGTGCCAAAAATAGAATTTCTAGGCTTTTCTAAAGAGAGTTTAGTTCAAAATGGCCAAGATTCTATTCTTCTTCGCTTTGCTTATGAAGATTTGGAGGGCGATTTGGGCTATGCCTCTGGGGATAATATCTTTATTTATGACCCCAGAACGGGCCAGCAGTTGGCCAGCTATCAGTTTCCCTTAGACCCCAACTCGCCCCAAACCCAAGAAGGCGAGCTGCAACTGATTGTCTACTCTGCCTGTTGTGTATATAATGATACGGTGCCCAACTGTGGGCCGCATCCTAGCGTCTTTAATCAAGATTTTTCTTATGAACTGCAATTGCTCGATCAGGCGGGCCAAGCGAGTAATCGCCTGCTTTGCCCGCCCATTCGCCTGCTTTGCCACTAAATGACAATTATGAATAAATCTATTTTTGGGCTCTTTAGCCTTGGCCTTTTGCTCAGTTTGTTTTGGGCCTGTGAACCCGCTCCCATCTTCCCCGAAGAGCCACAGATTAGTTGGAATCGTTTTTCTGTGGATACCCTTCAGCAGTTTACTGGAGAGATGAAACTAATTGTCAACTTTACCGATGGCGATGGCGACATTGGTAAATCGGGCGATGACACCACCTACAACATGATTATTATTGACAACCGCAGCCAAGACAGTATTTTTTATGTGATGCCTTATGTTCCTCAGCAGGGAGTAGCCAATGGCATTTCTGGAGAGGTGGAAGTAGACATGAGCACGGTTTGTTGTATGGTGCCTGGTTTCCCGGTCCTTTGTAGCGATATTCCCAACGTCTATGACTCTCTTACCTACAGCATACTCATCCGAGATCGGGCAGGCAATTGGAGCAATGAAATAGAATCTGAGCCCCTTTATCTTCGCTGTTTCGAGTAGCTTTTTTTGTATTTTTTGGGCCCGCGGCCGACCTAGGCGAAGCCTAGCCGGCCGCCGCTATGCTGCGGGGCTAAATTTATGAGGGTTTCAACCCTCATTTATGTATTATCGTGAAGCGATACCATTGTTGCGGTGGGTTTTAACCTACCGAAACGGTCCTTTGCAGCGCTGGGCCAAACTTCTCCCAAGCATTGACTATTCCTAAACGACAGCTGTAGTTTATCTTTATTTCACAATACCACACTCATGCGTTATTTTCTAACTCTTCTTTGCTTGTTCGGGCTCTATCAGAAGCCTCACCTCTGTTATTTTGATGATGGAGACTATCATTTTCAATTTTTTGAGCCTCAGATTTCTACAGATTTGGGCGTTCGCTATTTATTGGATTATGAACCGGGGCTTTGGCATGGCCGTAATCAAGATTTCAATCACAATTTGAGTGATTGGCAGCAGCAAATTGGGCAAGAGGTCACAATTACAGACCTTCAGCAGCTCATTTATCAAACCGCTAAAGAGGAAATTGCTAAGTATGAAAAAGACCGCAAAGCCTTAGCACAGGCAGCAGCAAATAACTCGGTCTTGAAGGCTTGGAGTCAAGACAAGCAGCTCAAAAAAGAAATGGCCGACTATCTCTGCTTTGCCAAAGAGGTGGCCTTACATACGGGAGAACAGACCTATAGCTGGGAGTTGGATAAAGCCATTTCTCAAGATCAAAGCCGTCTGCTAGAAGCAGGTGAAAAGGCCATAAAAAATAGCCGTTTAGACTTCATTCAGCAGCGTTATGCATTTCAGTTGGTGCGTCTTGCCTTTTATACGGCTGGACCAGAAAGTTGCCAAGCCTATTTTCAGCGTTATTTTGCCCAAGGGCCCAAAAACTACATCTACTATCGCGCCTTAGAATATAAAGCAGGTAGTGAAGAAGGACCAACAGCCAGTCATGCCTTTGCGGCAGTCTTTACCCATTGCGCTGACCGCAGAGCGTCTAGCCTCAATAGTTTTGCACAAAAACTAGCTGATAACTGGGAAAAAGGCTTGGCCCTTTGCGAAAACGAGGAAGAAAAAGTGGCCTTTTATACGATGCGCGCCCTAGTGCATGGCGGCAATGTAAGCAAGGAGTTAGAGCGCGTGCTTAAACTCAGCCCCAATAGTCCTTTGGCCGAGCTGCTCTTGGCCCGCCTATTTAAACATTTGGAAAGTGAAGCCTTTCAGTATGGTTATGAAGAGTATAAAAAATACCCCGAGAAGCAGGGCCAACAGCAGCAGCAACTAGGGAGTTTAAAAAAACAATTGGAGCAGCAATTA
This window contains:
- a CDS encoding acyl transferase → MSSADAWREELWKEIGQMQASDLPQMALKVFRYQYTHNLIYRQWVDLLGRKPQNVNQLEDIPFLPISLFKTKRIVSGDWREQQIFSSSGTTGQQRSQHFVRQLALYEEQSVRCFEAQYGPLSDYRILALLPSYLEREGSSLIYMIEHFLKQAKAGSGFYLYNIDTLKEQMQQAKAAGEKVLLWGVSFALLDFAEAGGFPLGPQDIVLETGGMKGRRKEMLREELHGILGQAFGIEQIHSEYGMTELLSQAYSLGQGIFQPPTQMGIYIREHSDPLHIYKEPQHNGAINIVDLANLDSCAFIATDDLGRKYADASFEVLGRLDQSDLRGCNLLVEL